A section of the Maniola jurtina chromosome 28, ilManJurt1.1, whole genome shotgun sequence genome encodes:
- the LOC123879689 gene encoding uncharacterized protein LOC123879689 isoform X1 → MSSTLNIDDLSAIDLSLICRGCLATSGEMKNMVEWGLLDEFYKLTNVQVSTADNPSLLLCVQCEDVIHKCRSFKATCQKADELLRTALEKKLSSDLHKLGDSSSTSQENSIHTELTENQLIIKIIAPHMDSKINLPCLYCNSEFLKRTDLMYHLVKQHKVIKRFNVDLKYYCHIKNCSYHISSGTEKHFTGRKYLNQHIFKVHRDKIICDACNLAFFNDVDFKRHLKTCNSIFMCQACDKPFKTYESFLVHLLRKHPELHKQYMVERKAEKRGLDTRFDAKKVKIKKTCSNKTDLYLDKAEKSNSESNVDTKKIKTDKNKTESDKLDKSEFFCDSPKRSFATQTLDFEKHIKNDVTLPSWQAEKSDDTKKDEMSTQTVFEDLLSLKSNMSEDDAMFSDSVSLSDIQTQTLPLEFGLSRSNKETITSETQSPDLSIKETQTCLCLYDSPKPNFRCTESVSSSPSTFNMLTSTETQTLDLRGSFYNDFLSFSSAETQTCFDDDGNKDL, encoded by the exons ATGTCTTCAACATTGAATATAGACGATTTGAGTGCAATAGATCTGTCTCTAATATGTCGCGGATGTTTAGCGACGTCTGGAGAAATGAAAAATATGGTCGAATGGGGCTTATTAGACGAATTTTATAAGCTTACAAATGTCCAG GTCAGCACAGCagataatccgtctctactgcTTTGTGTGCAATGCGAGGATGTCATACACAAGTGTAGGAGCTTCAAAGCCACCTGCCAGAAAGCTGATGAGTTATTGAGGACTGCTTTAGAG AAGAAACTATCCAGCGATCTTCATAAACTTGGAGACTCCTCATCAACTTCACAAGAAAACTCAATACACACAGAGTTAACTGAAAATCAactcataataaaaataatagcgcCTCACATGGACTCAAAAATAAATCTGCCTTGCCTCTATTGTAACTCTGAATTCCTAAAACGAACAGATTTGATGTACCACTTAGTTAAACAACATAAAGTAATTAAACGTTTTAATgtagatttaaaatattattgccATATAAAAAACTGTTCATATCACATAAGCTCAGGCACAGAAAAACATTTCACAGGcagaaaatacctaaatcaacACATATTCAAAGTTCACAGAGACAAAATAATTTGTGACGCGTGCAATTTGGCCTTTTTCAATGATGTTGATTTCAAACGGCATTTGAAAACCTGTAATTCCATATTCATGTGTCAGGCTTGCGATAAACCGTTTAAGACGTATGAAAGTTTCTTAGTACATTTGTTAAGGAAGCATCCCGAATTGCATAAGCAATATATGGTTGAGAGGAAAGCTGAAAAACGTGGTTTAGACACTCGATTTGATGCAAAAaaggttaaaattaaaaaaacgtgTTCCAATAAAACTgatttatatttagataaagCTGAAAAATCTAATTCAGAAAGTAATGTTGATACAAAAAAGATTAAAACCGATAAAAATAAGACAGAATCGGATAAATTAGATAAATCGGAGTTTTTCTGCGACAGTCCAAAGCGTTCTTTTGCAACTCAGACGTTAGATTTCGAAAAACATATCAAAAATGATGTAACTCTACCATCTTGGCAGGCTGAAAAATCGGATGATACAAAAAAAGATGAAATGTCAACTCAAACCGTATTTGAAGACTTATTATCGTTAAAATCTAATATGAGTGAGGATGATGCAATGTTTTCTGACTCAGTATCGCTATCGGATATTCAGACTCAAACTCTACCGTTAGAGTTCGGTTTGAGTCGATCTAATAAAGAGACTATTACCTCCGAGACTCAGTCACCAGACTTGAGTATCAAAGAGACTCAAACTTGTCTATGTCTCTACGACTCTCCCAAACCCAATTTTAGATGTACAGAAAGCGTTTCCTCAAGCCCTAGTACATTTAATATGTTGACCTCAACTGAGACCCAAACTTTGGACCTTAGGGGTAGCTTTTATAAtgattttttgagtttttcgTCAGCGGAGACTCAGACTTGTTTTGACGATGATGGTAATAAAGATTTATGA
- the LOC123879689 gene encoding uncharacterized protein LOC123879689 isoform X3, producing the protein MSSTLNIDDLSAIDLSLICRGCLATSGEMKNMVEWGLLDEFYKLTNVQVSTADNPSLLLCVQCEDVIHKCRSFKATCQKADELLRTALEKLSSDLHKLGDSSSTSQENSIHTELTENQLIIKIIAPHMDSKINLPCLYCNSEFLKRTDLMYHLVKQHKVIKRFNVDLKYYCHIKNCSYHISSGTEKHFTGRKYLNQHIFKVHRDKIICDACNLAFFNDVDFKRHLKTCNSIFMCQACDKPFKTYESFLVHLLRKHPELHKQYMVERKAEKRGLDTRFDAKKVKIKKTCSNKTDLYLDKAEKSNSESNVDTKKIKTDKNKTESDKLDKSEFFCDSPKRSFATQTLDFEKHIKNDVTLPSWQAEKSDDTKKDEMSTQTVFEDLLSLKSNMSEDDAMFSDSVSLSDIQTQTLPLEFGLSRSNKETITSETQSPDLSIKETQTCLCLYDSPKPNFRCTESVSSSPSTFNMLTSTETQTLDLRGSFYNDFLSFSSAETQTCFDDDGNKDL; encoded by the exons ATGTCTTCAACATTGAATATAGACGATTTGAGTGCAATAGATCTGTCTCTAATATGTCGCGGATGTTTAGCGACGTCTGGAGAAATGAAAAATATGGTCGAATGGGGCTTATTAGACGAATTTTATAAGCTTACAAATGTCCAG GTCAGCACAGCagataatccgtctctactgcTTTGTGTGCAATGCGAGGATGTCATACACAAGTGTAGGAGCTTCAAAGCCACCTGCCAGAAAGCTGATGAGTTATTGAGGACTGCTTTAGAG AAACTATCCAGCGATCTTCATAAACTTGGAGACTCCTCATCAACTTCACAAGAAAACTCAATACACACAGAGTTAACTGAAAATCAactcataataaaaataatagcgcCTCACATGGACTCAAAAATAAATCTGCCTTGCCTCTATTGTAACTCTGAATTCCTAAAACGAACAGATTTGATGTACCACTTAGTTAAACAACATAAAGTAATTAAACGTTTTAATgtagatttaaaatattattgccATATAAAAAACTGTTCATATCACATAAGCTCAGGCACAGAAAAACATTTCACAGGcagaaaatacctaaatcaacACATATTCAAAGTTCACAGAGACAAAATAATTTGTGACGCGTGCAATTTGGCCTTTTTCAATGATGTTGATTTCAAACGGCATTTGAAAACCTGTAATTCCATATTCATGTGTCAGGCTTGCGATAAACCGTTTAAGACGTATGAAAGTTTCTTAGTACATTTGTTAAGGAAGCATCCCGAATTGCATAAGCAATATATGGTTGAGAGGAAAGCTGAAAAACGTGGTTTAGACACTCGATTTGATGCAAAAaaggttaaaattaaaaaaacgtgTTCCAATAAAACTgatttatatttagataaagCTGAAAAATCTAATTCAGAAAGTAATGTTGATACAAAAAAGATTAAAACCGATAAAAATAAGACAGAATCGGATAAATTAGATAAATCGGAGTTTTTCTGCGACAGTCCAAAGCGTTCTTTTGCAACTCAGACGTTAGATTTCGAAAAACATATCAAAAATGATGTAACTCTACCATCTTGGCAGGCTGAAAAATCGGATGATACAAAAAAAGATGAAATGTCAACTCAAACCGTATTTGAAGACTTATTATCGTTAAAATCTAATATGAGTGAGGATGATGCAATGTTTTCTGACTCAGTATCGCTATCGGATATTCAGACTCAAACTCTACCGTTAGAGTTCGGTTTGAGTCGATCTAATAAAGAGACTATTACCTCCGAGACTCAGTCACCAGACTTGAGTATCAAAGAGACTCAAACTTGTCTATGTCTCTACGACTCTCCCAAACCCAATTTTAGATGTACAGAAAGCGTTTCCTCAAGCCCTAGTACATTTAATATGTTGACCTCAACTGAGACCCAAACTTTGGACCTTAGGGGTAGCTTTTATAAtgattttttgagtttttcgTCAGCGGAGACTCAGACTTGTTTTGACGATGATGGTAATAAAGATTTATGA
- the LOC123879689 gene encoding uncharacterized protein LOC123879689 isoform X2, with the protein MSSTLNIDDLSAIDLSLICRGCLATSGEMKNMVEWGLLDEFYKLTNVQVNTADNPSLLLCVQCEDVIHKCRSFKATCQKADELLRTALEKKLSSDLHKLGDSSSTSQENSIHTELTENQLIIKIIAPHMDSKINLPCLYCNSEFLKRTDLMYHLVKQHKVIKRFNVDLKYYCHIKNCSYHISSGTEKHFTGRKYLNQHIFKVHRDKIICDACNLAFFNDVDFKRHLKTCNSIFMCQACDKPFKTYESFLVHLLRKHPELHKQYMVERKAEKRGLDTRFDAKKVKIKKTCSNKTDLYLDKAEKSNSESNVDTKKIKTDKNKTESDKLDKSEFFCDSPKRSFATQTLDFEKHIKNDVTLPSWQAEKSDDTKKDEMSTQTVFEDLLSLKSNMSEDDAMFSDSVSLSDIQTQTLPLEFGLSRSNKETITSETQSPDLSIKETQTCLCLYDSPKPNFRCTESVSSSPSTFNMLTSTETQTLDLRGSFYNDFLSFSSAETQTCFDDDGNKDL; encoded by the exons ATGTCTTCAACATTGAATATAGACGATTTGAGTGCAATAGATCTGTCTCTAATATGTCGCGGATGTTTAGCGACGTCTGGAGAAATGAAAAATATGGTCGAATGGGGCTTATTAGACGAATTTTATAAGCTTACAAATGTCCAGGTAAA CACAGCagataatccgtctctactgcTTTGTGTGCAATGCGAGGATGTCATACACAAGTGTAGGAGCTTCAAAGCCACCTGCCAGAAAGCTGATGAGTTATTGAGGACTGCTTTAGAG AAGAAACTATCCAGCGATCTTCATAAACTTGGAGACTCCTCATCAACTTCACAAGAAAACTCAATACACACAGAGTTAACTGAAAATCAactcataataaaaataatagcgcCTCACATGGACTCAAAAATAAATCTGCCTTGCCTCTATTGTAACTCTGAATTCCTAAAACGAACAGATTTGATGTACCACTTAGTTAAACAACATAAAGTAATTAAACGTTTTAATgtagatttaaaatattattgccATATAAAAAACTGTTCATATCACATAAGCTCAGGCACAGAAAAACATTTCACAGGcagaaaatacctaaatcaacACATATTCAAAGTTCACAGAGACAAAATAATTTGTGACGCGTGCAATTTGGCCTTTTTCAATGATGTTGATTTCAAACGGCATTTGAAAACCTGTAATTCCATATTCATGTGTCAGGCTTGCGATAAACCGTTTAAGACGTATGAAAGTTTCTTAGTACATTTGTTAAGGAAGCATCCCGAATTGCATAAGCAATATATGGTTGAGAGGAAAGCTGAAAAACGTGGTTTAGACACTCGATTTGATGCAAAAaaggttaaaattaaaaaaacgtgTTCCAATAAAACTgatttatatttagataaagCTGAAAAATCTAATTCAGAAAGTAATGTTGATACAAAAAAGATTAAAACCGATAAAAATAAGACAGAATCGGATAAATTAGATAAATCGGAGTTTTTCTGCGACAGTCCAAAGCGTTCTTTTGCAACTCAGACGTTAGATTTCGAAAAACATATCAAAAATGATGTAACTCTACCATCTTGGCAGGCTGAAAAATCGGATGATACAAAAAAAGATGAAATGTCAACTCAAACCGTATTTGAAGACTTATTATCGTTAAAATCTAATATGAGTGAGGATGATGCAATGTTTTCTGACTCAGTATCGCTATCGGATATTCAGACTCAAACTCTACCGTTAGAGTTCGGTTTGAGTCGATCTAATAAAGAGACTATTACCTCCGAGACTCAGTCACCAGACTTGAGTATCAAAGAGACTCAAACTTGTCTATGTCTCTACGACTCTCCCAAACCCAATTTTAGATGTACAGAAAGCGTTTCCTCAAGCCCTAGTACATTTAATATGTTGACCTCAACTGAGACCCAAACTTTGGACCTTAGGGGTAGCTTTTATAAtgattttttgagtttttcgTCAGCGGAGACTCAGACTTGTTTTGACGATGATGGTAATAAAGATTTATGA